One region of Limnospira fusiformis SAG 85.79 genomic DNA includes:
- a CDS encoding HNH endonuclease: protein MSNVALKKRPNEHKKAQKLVKQRDGNECEICGKIEEIAHGHHVIAYSDGGPADLKNMMTLCPDCHRAYHNGEIKVDIWRF, encoded by the coding sequence GTGAGTAATGTGGCTCTTAAAAAACGACCCAACGAACACAAAAAAGCACAAAAATTAGTTAAGCAGCGGGATGGGAACGAATGTGAAATTTGCGGTAAAATCGAAGAAATCGCACATGGACATCATGTTATTGCTTACAGTGATGGTGGGCCAGCGGATTTAAAAAATATGATGACGCTTTGCCCAGACTGTCACAGAGCTTATCACAATGGTGAAATAAAAGTAGATATTTGGCGATTTTAA
- a CDS encoding type II toxin-antitoxin system PemK/MazF family toxin, with protein MKRGEIYYANLSPAVGSEMDKRRPVLIVSNDANNRAADTVTILPITSNVTRVYPFEVLINPEDSGLSKPSKVQAQQVRTISKQRIGGDAVGFLSQEVMQIVETALKLHFKLD; from the coding sequence ATGAAACGTGGTGAAATTTACTATGCTAATCTCAGTCCGGCGGTTGGATCGGAAATGGATAAACGCCGCCCCGTGCTTATAGTAAGTAACGATGCAAATAACCGCGCAGCGGATACAGTGACAATTCTACCCATTACCTCTAATGTGACTCGCGTTTACCCTTTTGAAGTGTTAATCAATCCAGAGGATAGCGGTTTATCCAAGCCTTCCAAGGTGCAAGCGCAGCAGGTGCGAACTATTTCTAAACAAAGGATCGGTGGGGATGCCGTGGGTTTTTTGAGTCAGGAAGTTATGCAAATAGTAGAGACTGCCCTCAAACTCCACTTCAAGCTAGATTAA
- a CDS encoding aspartyl protease family protein, producing the protein MSNPTEKTMGRIITTLTITNRIDQANARQGLIPVEQVRSLTLNNVLVDTGATTLCLPSNAIAQLGLELLKEVDVATANGFSKARVFRDASISLLGREGTFECLELPGGRDPLLGVLPLEALGIELDLTNQQLKLLPETSMDTYLTIL; encoded by the coding sequence ATGTCAAATCCCACCGAAAAGACCATGGGCCGAATTATCACGACTTTAACCATAACGAACCGGATCGACCAAGCCAATGCCAGACAAGGTTTGATTCCAGTCGAACAAGTGCGATCGCTAACTTTAAATAATGTTCTGGTGGATACAGGAGCTACGACATTATGCCTTCCTTCCAATGCGATCGCCCAATTAGGTTTAGAATTACTAAAAGAAGTTGATGTAGCCACGGCTAACGGATTCAGTAAAGCCAGAGTTTTCCGAGACGCTAGTATTTCCCTATTGGGTAGAGAAGGAACTTTTGAATGCTTAGAATTACCTGGAGGACGCGACCCGCTTTTGGGGGTTTTGCCTTTGGAAGCATTAGGAATCGAACTGGATTTGACAAATCAGCAATTAAAGCTATTACCCGAAACCTCAATGGACACTTATTTAACTATTTTGTAA
- the atpD gene encoding F0F1 ATP synthase subunit beta has product MVSTAEKTKIGYITQVIGPVVDIKFPDGKLPEIYNALKISGKNEAGQEISVVCEVQQLLGDNQVRSVAMSGTDGLVRGMEATDTGRAIQVPVGSGTLGRIFNVVGEPIDNLGPVPNDETSSIHRPAPAFVDLETSPSVFETGIKVVDLLAPYRRGGKIGLFGGAGVGKTVIIMELINNIAKAHGGVSVFGGVGERTREGNDLYNEMIESGVINKEDLGQSKVALVYGQMNEPPGARMRVALSALTMAEYFRDVSKQDVLLFIDNIFRFVQAGSEVSALLGRMPSAVGYQPTLGTEMGELQERITSTKEGSITSIQAVYVPADDLTDPAPATTFAHLDATTVLSRSLASKGIYPAVDPLDSSSTMLQPSVVGEEHYQTARAVQSTLQRYKELQDIIAILGLDELSEEDRLVVARARKIERFLSQPFFVAEVFTGSPGQYVPLEKTIKGFQMILNGELDDMPEQAFYMVGDIDMAIAKWEKMKAENK; this is encoded by the coding sequence ATGGTCAGCACCGCAGAAAAAACAAAAATCGGCTACATTACCCAAGTAATTGGTCCAGTTGTAGATATTAAGTTCCCTGATGGCAAACTGCCGGAAATCTACAACGCTCTGAAAATCTCTGGCAAAAACGAAGCCGGCCAAGAGATTTCCGTGGTCTGTGAAGTTCAGCAACTTCTTGGGGATAACCAAGTGCGATCGGTTGCCATGAGTGGTACAGATGGCTTGGTTCGGGGTATGGAAGCCACAGACACAGGGAGAGCGATTCAGGTTCCGGTGGGTTCTGGAACTCTAGGTCGTATCTTTAACGTGGTGGGCGAACCCATTGATAACCTGGGTCCGGTTCCCAATGATGAAACTTCTTCTATCCACCGCCCCGCACCCGCTTTTGTAGATTTGGAGACTAGCCCATCGGTCTTTGAAACAGGCATTAAAGTGGTAGACCTGTTGGCTCCCTATCGTCGTGGAGGCAAAATCGGCCTATTTGGGGGGGCTGGTGTTGGTAAAACTGTAATTATTATGGAGTTGATCAACAACATCGCTAAGGCTCACGGGGGTGTTTCCGTGTTTGGTGGTGTGGGAGAACGTACCCGCGAAGGGAATGACCTCTACAACGAAATGATCGAGTCCGGCGTAATTAACAAAGAAGATCTGGGTCAGTCTAAGGTGGCTCTGGTTTATGGACAAATGAATGAACCCCCCGGAGCGCGGATGCGGGTGGCTCTGTCGGCTCTGACAATGGCTGAATACTTCCGTGATGTCAGTAAACAAGACGTTCTATTATTTATTGACAATATCTTCCGGTTTGTACAAGCGGGTTCGGAAGTGTCTGCTCTCCTGGGACGGATGCCTTCTGCTGTGGGATATCAGCCCACGTTGGGGACGGAAATGGGTGAGCTGCAAGAACGGATTACTTCTACGAAAGAAGGCTCGATTACCTCTATTCAAGCGGTATATGTTCCGGCTGATGACTTGACCGACCCGGCTCCGGCTACTACTTTCGCTCACTTGGACGCGACCACTGTATTGTCTCGTTCTTTGGCATCTAAGGGTATTTATCCGGCGGTTGACCCCCTCGATTCCAGTTCCACTATGTTACAGCCTAGTGTGGTCGGGGAAGAACACTACCAGACCGCTCGTGCTGTACAGTCTACTTTGCAGCGCTATAAAGAACTGCAAGATATTATCGCGATTCTGGGTCTTGATGAACTTTCTGAGGAAGACCGCCTGGTTGTGGCTCGGGCTCGGAAAATTGAACGGTTCCTATCTCAGCCTTTCTTTGTGGCTGAGGTGTTTACTGGTTCTCCGGGTCAATATGTGCCCCTGGAAAAAACTATTAAGGGCTTCCAGATGATTCTCAATGGAGAACTTGACGATATGCCAGAACAAGCCTTCTATATGGTCGGTGATATCGATATGGCGATCGCTAAATGGGAAAAAATGAAGGCTGAGAATAAATAA
- the atpC gene encoding ATP synthase F1 subunit epsilon — protein MTLTVRVIAPDQTVWDDTAQEVILPSTTGQLGILSDHAPLLTALDPGVMRVRAKNEWVTIALMEGFAEVQNNEITVLVNGAEKGANIDVGTAREAYNQAQAAVEAANAGGNVQEQMKAKQGLKRARARLQAAGDKAME, from the coding sequence ATGACATTAACTGTGCGTGTTATAGCCCCTGACCAAACGGTTTGGGATGATACGGCTCAAGAGGTGATTCTCCCAAGCACTACCGGTCAGCTTGGTATTCTTAGTGATCACGCTCCCCTACTAACGGCTTTAGATCCGGGAGTTATGAGAGTGAGAGCTAAAAATGAATGGGTGACTATTGCCCTCATGGAAGGGTTTGCCGAAGTTCAAAATAATGAAATAACTGTTCTGGTCAATGGTGCCGAGAAAGGTGCAAATATTGATGTGGGGACAGCCCGCGAAGCCTATAATCAAGCTCAAGCAGCCGTAGAAGCTGCTAACGCTGGTGGGAATGTGCAGGAGCAAATGAAAGCGAAGCAAGGGTTAAAGCGTGCCAGAGCCCGTCTACAGGCGGCGGGTGACAAGGCAATGGAATAA
- the dnaK gene encoding molecular chaperone DnaK, translating to MGKVVGIDLGTTNSCVAVMEGGKPTVIANAEGLRTTPSVVAYAKNGDQLVGQIAKRQAVMNPDNTFYSVKRFIGRKQEEVSNESTEVSYKVLRDSSGNVKLDCPARDRQFAPEEISAQVLRKLVEDASTYLGETVTEAVITVPAYFNDSQRQATKDAGKIAGVEVKRIINEPTAASLAYGMDKKSNETILVFDLGGGTFDVSILEVGDGVFEVLATSGDTHLGGDDFDKKIVDYLAGEFMKAEGVDLRKDKQALQRLTEASEKAKQELSSVTQAEINLPFITATSDGPKHLDMTLTRAKFEEICSDLIDRCRIPVENAIRDAKLDKSAINEVVMVGGSTRIPAVKELVKRVLGKEPNQTVNPDEVVAVGAAIQAGVLAGEVKDILLLDVTPLSLGVETLGGVMTKIIPRNTTIPTKKSEVFSTAVDGQTNVEIHVLQGEREMSNDNKSLGTFRLDGIPPAPRGVPQIEVTFDIDANGILNVTAKDKGTGKEQSISITGASTLPDTEVERMVKEAEKNAATDRERRERIDRKNQADTLAYQAEKQISELGDKVPADDKSKIEAMIKDLRDAIAQENDDQIKTLTTDLQQALYTLSSNLYQQAGGAAPGAEGPGPGAGPTDGDGGGSDDVIDADFTEAK from the coding sequence ATGGGAAAAGTAGTTGGAATTGACTTAGGAACCACAAACTCTTGTGTAGCGGTAATGGAAGGTGGTAAACCCACTGTAATAGCCAATGCAGAGGGTCTTCGCACCACCCCGTCAGTAGTTGCTTATGCTAAAAATGGCGATCAGCTAGTGGGACAAATCGCCAAGCGCCAAGCGGTCATGAACCCGGACAACACATTCTATTCAGTAAAACGGTTCATTGGTCGTAAGCAGGAAGAAGTTAGTAATGAGTCTACAGAAGTTTCTTACAAGGTTCTCAGAGACAGTAGCGGCAACGTTAAGCTAGACTGTCCCGCACGAGATAGACAATTTGCGCCAGAGGAAATTTCCGCCCAGGTACTACGCAAACTGGTGGAAGATGCTAGTACCTATCTAGGGGAAACGGTAACGGAAGCTGTAATCACTGTTCCGGCTTACTTTAATGACTCTCAACGCCAAGCGACTAAGGATGCTGGTAAAATTGCTGGTGTTGAAGTTAAGCGGATTATCAACGAGCCTACCGCTGCTTCCCTAGCCTATGGGATGGATAAAAAAAGCAATGAGACTATTTTAGTCTTTGACCTTGGGGGTGGTACTTTTGATGTTTCCATCCTAGAAGTGGGTGATGGGGTATTTGAAGTATTGGCTACCTCTGGTGATACTCACCTCGGTGGTGATGACTTTGACAAAAAAATAGTGGACTACCTCGCTGGGGAGTTCATGAAAGCAGAAGGTGTTGATCTGCGTAAGGATAAACAGGCGCTACAACGTCTAACAGAAGCGTCGGAAAAAGCGAAGCAGGAACTATCTAGCGTTACCCAAGCTGAAATTAACTTGCCGTTTATTACGGCGACTAGCGATGGTCCTAAACATTTGGATATGACCCTCACCCGCGCTAAGTTTGAGGAAATCTGCTCTGATTTAATTGACCGCTGTCGCATTCCTGTGGAAAATGCGATCCGGGATGCGAAACTGGATAAGTCTGCTATTAATGAAGTGGTAATGGTAGGAGGTTCTACCCGTATTCCAGCGGTTAAGGAGTTGGTTAAACGGGTTCTGGGTAAGGAACCTAACCAAACGGTGAACCCTGATGAAGTGGTGGCTGTGGGTGCTGCGATTCAAGCGGGTGTTCTGGCTGGTGAGGTTAAGGATATTCTGCTGCTAGATGTTACTCCTCTGTCTCTGGGTGTGGAAACCCTGGGCGGTGTGATGACTAAGATTATTCCCCGTAATACCACTATTCCTACTAAGAAGTCTGAGGTGTTCTCAACAGCAGTTGATGGTCAGACTAATGTGGAAATTCACGTTCTCCAGGGTGAACGGGAAATGTCCAATGATAACAAGAGTTTGGGAACTTTCCGCCTCGATGGGATTCCTCCGGCTCCCCGTGGTGTTCCTCAAATTGAGGTAACTTTTGATATTGATGCCAATGGTATCTTGAATGTTACTGCTAAGGATAAGGGTACTGGTAAGGAACAATCTATCAGCATTACTGGTGCTTCGACTTTACCGGATACGGAAGTTGAACGCATGGTTAAGGAAGCTGAAAAGAATGCAGCCACCGACCGTGAACGCCGTGAACGTATTGACCGTAAGAACCAGGCTGATACTTTGGCTTATCAGGCTGAAAAGCAAATTTCGGAACTGGGTGATAAGGTTCCCGCTGATGATAAGTCTAAGATTGAGGCTATGATTAAGGACCTGCGGGATGCGATCGCTCAGGAAAATGATGATCAGATTAAAACCTTGACTACAGATCTGCAACAGGCGCTATATACTCTCAGCAGTAATCTATATCAGCAAGCTGGTGGCGCTGCGCCGGGTGCTGAGGGGCCTGGACCGGGTGCTGGTCCTACTGATGGTGATGGAGGCGGTTCTGATGATGTAATTGATGCGGACTTCACCGAAGCTAAATAA
- a CDS encoding DUF4112 domain-containing protein, whose protein sequence is MKKAIALRELRQFSDFLDRAIRIPGTSQGIGLDPLIGLIPGGGDLWGAVLAAYIVFRSLQLGVPKKLLLIMTYNIVIDTVLGSVPIFGDLFDVFWQANVKNVDILESYLSDCEGEDINNIKNYSAGNFSGKGCLIFTAVLFVTSIIVLALIIIVSFSG, encoded by the coding sequence TTGAAAAAAGCGATCGCACTACGAGAACTCAGACAATTTAGTGATTTTTTAGATCGAGCTATTCGCATTCCCGGAACTTCCCAAGGTATTGGTTTAGATCCTCTCATCGGATTAATTCCTGGTGGTGGTGATTTATGGGGAGCGGTATTAGCTGCATATATTGTGTTTAGGTCTTTGCAATTAGGTGTACCTAAGAAATTATTGCTGATTATGACATACAATATTGTCATAGATACGGTGTTAGGAAGTGTGCCAATATTTGGTGATTTATTTGATGTATTTTGGCAAGCCAATGTTAAAAATGTCGATATATTAGAGTCATATTTAAGTGATTGTGAAGGGGAAGATATAAACAATATTAAAAACTATTCAGCCGGGAATTTTTCGGGTAAAGGTTGCCTGATATTTACGGCGGTGTTATTCGTCACATCAATCATAGTTTTGGCATTAATAATTATTGTGTCTTTCAGCGGTTAA
- the ppk1 gene encoding polyphosphate kinase 1, with translation MAKSKKTDNSTSVKIDMKDPQYFFNRELSWLEFNRRVLAEALDPRTPLLERLKFMAIFSSNLDEFFMVRVAGLKRQMEAHVNKRTPDGRTPRQQLTEIHEKLLPMVSEQHNVFDKIIKPELGQHNIHLLNYIDLNQEQRNYLHEYFESQIFPVLTPLAIDRSHPFPYLSNLSLNLVVVLKNPETNEDLLARIKVPKLLPRFIAIPDQFQKREESESCFWAGVPIEQLIAHNLESLFPGMNILDYYPFRITRDADLSVQEDEGDDLLLAIEQELRKRRLGGSVVRLEVNTAMPEYIRDMLMEELEIDPEDIYSLDGLLDLKDLMSFIGLPIPELKDPDWTPALPKWLADSDETTCSSNGELEKDIFAIIRQGDVLVHHPYQSFSATVQQFITQAADDPNVLAIKMTLYRTSGDSPIINALIAAAENGKQVAALVELKARFDEENNIHWARKLEQRGVHVVYGVVGLKTHTKIVMVVRHEEGHIRRYVHIGTGNYNPKTAKLYTDLGLFSCREELGEDLTDLFNFLTGYSRQQSYRKLLVAPVNMRDRFLGLIRREIDNCNAGKTGRIVAKMNSLVDPEIIATLYEASMAGVTIDLIVRGICCLRPGVKGISENINVISIVGRFLEHSRIFYFHNHGEEEVYIGSADWMPRNLNRRVEAIAPVEDPKIVKDLQEILGIMLSDNRHAWDLQSDGIYIQRQPADKAPELSAQTIFMETAETGK, from the coding sequence ATGGCAAAATCTAAAAAAACCGACAACTCCACATCTGTCAAAATTGACATGAAGGACCCTCAATACTTTTTTAACCGAGAACTGAGTTGGCTAGAATTTAACCGCCGGGTACTAGCGGAAGCATTAGATCCTCGCACGCCACTATTAGAGCGTCTAAAATTCATGGCAATATTTAGTTCCAATTTAGACGAATTTTTTATGGTGAGGGTAGCCGGGTTAAAACGCCAAATGGAAGCCCATGTTAATAAACGTACCCCTGACGGTCGCACTCCCAGACAGCAGCTTACAGAAATTCACGAGAAGTTGCTACCCATGGTATCTGAGCAACATAATGTTTTTGATAAAATTATCAAACCTGAACTAGGACAACATAATATTCACCTCCTGAACTACATTGACTTAAATCAGGAACAGCGGAACTATTTACACGAGTATTTCGAGTCACAAATTTTCCCAGTTCTCACTCCGTTAGCCATTGATAGAAGCCATCCTTTTCCCTACTTATCTAACCTCAGTCTTAATCTAGTGGTGGTGCTAAAAAATCCCGAAACTAACGAAGATCTATTGGCTCGAATTAAAGTCCCGAAACTATTACCTAGATTTATTGCTATTCCCGACCAATTCCAGAAACGGGAAGAGAGCGAAAGTTGTTTTTGGGCGGGAGTTCCAATTGAACAGCTAATTGCTCATAATTTGGAATCTCTATTTCCCGGAATGAATATCCTCGATTACTATCCCTTCCGAATTACCCGGGATGCGGATTTATCGGTTCAGGAGGATGAGGGAGATGATTTATTACTAGCGATTGAACAGGAGTTAAGAAAGCGACGTTTAGGCGGTTCGGTGGTGAGATTAGAAGTAAATACCGCCATGCCTGAGTATATCCGAGATATGTTAATGGAGGAACTAGAAATAGATCCAGAGGATATTTATAGCTTAGATGGACTGCTAGACCTGAAGGATTTGATGTCATTTATAGGCCTTCCTATACCGGAGTTAAAAGATCCTGATTGGACTCCGGCTCTACCCAAATGGTTAGCTGATAGTGATGAAACTACCTGTTCGAGTAATGGGGAACTGGAAAAGGATATTTTTGCAATTATTCGACAGGGTGATGTATTGGTGCATCATCCCTATCAATCTTTTTCAGCGACGGTACAGCAGTTTATTACCCAGGCGGCGGATGATCCGAATGTGTTGGCGATTAAGATGACTTTGTACCGAACTTCTGGGGATTCGCCAATTATTAATGCTCTCATTGCGGCGGCGGAGAATGGTAAACAGGTGGCGGCTTTAGTGGAGTTAAAGGCGCGATTTGATGAGGAAAATAATATTCATTGGGCGCGGAAGTTAGAACAGCGGGGAGTTCATGTGGTTTATGGGGTGGTGGGGTTAAAAACCCATACCAAAATTGTGATGGTTGTGCGCCATGAAGAAGGTCATATCCGCCGTTATGTTCATATTGGTACGGGGAACTATAACCCGAAAACGGCGAAACTTTATACAGATTTGGGGTTGTTTAGTTGTCGGGAAGAGTTGGGAGAGGATTTAACGGATTTGTTTAATTTCTTGACGGGGTATTCTCGCCAACAGTCCTATCGAAAATTGCTGGTTGCGCCTGTGAATATGCGCGATCGCTTTTTGGGTTTAATTCGCCGGGAAATTGACAACTGTAACGCCGGGAAGACGGGGCGAATTGTGGCGAAGATGAATTCTTTAGTAGACCCGGAAATAATTGCTACTCTTTATGAGGCTTCCATGGCGGGAGTAACGATTGATTTAATTGTGCGAGGGATTTGTTGTTTACGTCCGGGGGTGAAAGGAATTAGTGAAAATATCAATGTAATTAGTATTGTGGGGCGATTTCTGGAACACTCTCGGATTTTCTATTTCCACAATCATGGTGAGGAGGAGGTTTATATTGGTTCAGCAGATTGGATGCCGAGAAATTTAAACCGACGAGTAGAGGCGATCGCACCAGTAGAAGATCCGAAAATTGTCAAAGATTTACAGGAAATCCTAGGGATTATGCTATCAGATAATCGTCATGCTTGGGATTTACAGTCTGACGGGATTTATATTCAGCGTCAACCGGCTGATAAGGCTCCTGAACTAAGCGCCCAAACAATTTTTATGGAAACAGCGGAAACGGGGAAATAA
- the psbC gene encoding photosystem II reaction center protein CP43 has product MVTLSSNSYLGGRDQESTGFAWWSGNARLINLSGKLLGAHVAHAGLIVFWAGAMALFEVSHFVPEKPMYEQGLILLPHLATQGWGVGPGGEVINTFPYFVVGVLHLISSAVLGLGGIYHAVRGPEVLEEYSSFFGYDWKDKNQMTNIIGYHLILLGCGALLLVFKAMFFGGVYDTWAPGGGDVRIINNPTLNPLVIFGYLLKAPFGGEGWIIGVDNMEDIIGGHIWIGLICIAGGVWHILTKPFGWARRAFIWSGEAYLSYSLGALSLMAFIASAFVWFNNTAYPSEFYGPTNAEASQAQSFVFLVRDQKLGANIGSAQGPTGLGKYLMRSPTGEIIFGGETMRFWDFKGPWLEPLRGPNGLDLNKLKNDIQPWQVRRAAEYMTHAPNGSINSVGGIITEAQGFNYVNPRAWLAASHFILAFFFLVGHLWHAGRARAAVAGFEKGIDRETEPVLAMPDLD; this is encoded by the coding sequence GTGGTAACGCTCTCTAGCAATTCTTACTTAGGCGGTCGCGACCAAGAATCCACAGGGTTCGCCTGGTGGTCTGGTAACGCTCGTTTAATCAATCTTTCTGGAAAACTGCTGGGCGCTCATGTAGCCCATGCTGGACTCATTGTATTCTGGGCTGGGGCAATGGCCCTGTTTGAAGTGTCCCACTTCGTTCCCGAAAAGCCCATGTATGAGCAAGGTCTGATTCTGTTGCCTCACTTGGCTACCCAAGGTTGGGGTGTCGGGCCTGGTGGTGAAGTGATTAACACTTTCCCCTACTTTGTCGTCGGCGTACTACACTTGATCTCCTCTGCAGTTCTCGGCTTAGGTGGCATTTATCACGCTGTTCGTGGTCCTGAAGTCCTGGAAGAATATTCCTCCTTCTTCGGATACGACTGGAAAGATAAAAACCAAATGACCAACATCATCGGTTATCACCTGATTCTGTTGGGCTGCGGTGCGCTTCTACTCGTATTCAAAGCCATGTTCTTTGGCGGTGTCTACGATACTTGGGCTCCTGGTGGTGGTGACGTTCGCATCATCAACAATCCTACCCTAAACCCGTTGGTTATCTTTGGCTACCTACTTAAAGCCCCCTTCGGTGGTGAAGGTTGGATAATTGGTGTGGACAACATGGAAGATATCATCGGCGGTCATATCTGGATCGGTCTGATCTGCATCGCTGGTGGTGTTTGGCACATTTTGACTAAGCCCTTTGGTTGGGCTCGTCGTGCCTTCATCTGGTCTGGAGAAGCCTATCTATCCTACAGCCTCGGTGCTTTGTCTCTGATGGCTTTCATTGCCTCTGCTTTCGTCTGGTTTAACAACACCGCTTATCCCAGCGAATTCTATGGCCCCACTAACGCTGAAGCATCCCAAGCTCAGTCCTTTGTGTTCCTAGTTCGTGACCAAAAACTCGGTGCTAACATCGGTTCCGCCCAAGGCCCCACTGGTCTGGGTAAATACCTGATGCGCTCCCCCACTGGTGAAATCATCTTCGGTGGTGAAACTATGCGTTTCTGGGACTTCAAAGGCCCCTGGCTTGAGCCTCTGCGTGGACCTAACGGCCTTGACCTGAACAAGCTCAAAAATGACATTCAGCCTTGGCAAGTACGTCGCGCTGCTGAGTACATGACCCATGCTCCTAACGGTTCTATCAACTCCGTAGGCGGTATCATTACTGAAGCTCAAGGGTTCAACTACGTTAACCCCCGTGCTTGGCTGGCTGCTTCTCACTTTATTCTCGCTTTCTTCTTCCTGGTTGGTCACTTGTGGCACGCAGGTCGCGCCCGCGCTGCTGTGGCTGGCTTTGAAAAAGGAATTGATCGCGAGACTGAGCCAGTTCTCGCTATGCCTGACCTAGACTAA
- the psbD gene encoding photosystem II D2 protein (photosystem q(a) protein): MTIAVERPQVTRGWFDVLDDWLKRDRFVFVGWSGILLFPCAYLSIGGWLTGTTFVTSWYTHGLASSYLEGCNFLTAAVSTPANSLGHSLLFLWGPEAQWDFTRWCQLGGLWAFVALHGAFALIGFCLRQLEIARLVGIRPYNAIAFTGPIAVFVSVFLMYPLGQSGWFFAPSFGVAGIFRFILFFQGFHNWTLNPFHMMGVAGILGGALLCAIHGATVENTLFEDGEGSNTFRAFEPTQAEETYSMVTANRFWSQIFGIAFSNKRWLHFFMLFVPVTGLWMCSIGVVGLAVNLRAYDFVSQELRAAEDPEFETFYTKNILLNEGIRAWMAPADQPHQNFVFPEEVLPRGNAL; this comes from the coding sequence ATGACTATAGCAGTCGAGCGCCCTCAAGTCACTAGAGGATGGTTTGATGTCCTCGATGACTGGCTGAAGCGCGATCGGTTCGTATTTGTGGGATGGTCGGGTATCCTGCTTTTCCCCTGCGCCTATCTATCTATCGGGGGATGGTTGACAGGAACCACCTTTGTTACCTCTTGGTACACCCACGGACTCGCCAGTTCCTACCTAGAAGGTTGCAACTTTCTGACCGCTGCCGTCAGCACCCCCGCTAACAGTTTGGGGCACTCCCTACTGTTCCTGTGGGGTCCCGAAGCTCAGTGGGACTTTACCCGCTGGTGCCAATTAGGGGGTTTATGGGCTTTTGTAGCCCTGCATGGAGCTTTCGCACTGATTGGGTTCTGCCTGCGTCAGTTGGAAATCGCCCGGTTGGTTGGCATTCGTCCTTATAATGCGATCGCTTTCACCGGCCCTATTGCCGTGTTCGTGAGCGTATTCTTAATGTACCCCTTGGGTCAGTCGGGGTGGTTCTTTGCTCCCAGCTTTGGTGTAGCAGGTATCTTCCGGTTTATCCTATTTTTCCAAGGATTCCACAACTGGACTCTAAACCCCTTCCACATGATGGGAGTTGCGGGAATCCTCGGCGGTGCGCTACTATGTGCTATTCATGGTGCTACAGTAGAAAACACCCTGTTTGAAGACGGAGAAGGATCTAACACCTTCCGAGCCTTTGAACCGACCCAAGCGGAAGAAACCTATTCCATGGTGACAGCCAACCGCTTTTGGTCTCAAATTTTCGGTATTGCTTTTTCAAACAAACGTTGGTTACACTTCTTCATGCTGTTCGTTCCCGTAACAGGTCTGTGGATGTGTTCCATCGGTGTAGTGGGTCTAGCTGTAAACCTGCGTGCTTATGACTTCGTGTCACAAGAATTACGCGCCGCAGAAGATCCGGAGTTTGAAACCTTCTATACTAAGAACATTCTGCTCAACGAGGGTATTCGCGCTTGGATGGCTCCAGCCGATCAACCTCATCAAAACTTTGTATTCCCTGAGGAGGTATTACCGCGTGGTAACGCTCTCTAG
- a CDS encoding photosystem I assembly protein Ycf4 has product MNTQTEKAAMGDRILEKQILGSRRFSNYFWATTITIGGVGFLLAGLSSYLGQNLLPFADPSQLIFLPQGLVMGLYGTAAILLATYLWLVVIWDLGGGYNRFDQETGEIEIFRWGFPGKNRRVEFNCNRSQVQSIRVDLKEGLSPRRALYLKLKDRREIPLTRVGQPMALSELENDGAQLAKFLQVPLEGL; this is encoded by the coding sequence ATGAACACACAGACAGAAAAGGCCGCTATGGGCGATCGCATTCTTGAAAAGCAAATCTTAGGTTCGCGTCGCTTCAGTAACTACTTTTGGGCGACCACAATCACTATTGGCGGGGTAGGTTTTCTGCTGGCTGGGCTTTCCAGCTATTTGGGCCAGAACCTGTTACCCTTTGCTGACCCTTCCCAACTAATTTTTCTTCCCCAGGGGCTGGTCATGGGACTTTATGGCACTGCTGCCATATTATTAGCGACATACCTATGGCTAGTCGTTATCTGGGATCTTGGTGGCGGTTACAATAGATTTGACCAGGAAACTGGGGAAATCGAGATTTTTCGTTGGGGGTTTCCTGGCAAGAACCGCCGGGTTGAGTTCAACTGCAATCGTTCCCAAGTCCAATCTATTCGGGTAGATCTCAAAGAAGGACTTAGCCCCCGTCGCGCCTTGTATCTAAAATTAAAGGACAGGCGGGAAATTCCTTTAACCAGGGTGGGCCAGCCTATGGCTTTATCTGAGCTAGAAAATGATGGGGCCCAACTGGCTAAGTTTCTACAGGTTCCCTTGGAGGGACTTTAA